In the Flagellimonas sp. MMG031 genome, one interval contains:
- a CDS encoding DegT/DnrJ/EryC1/StrS family aminotransferase, whose protein sequence is MPGFELFGDKERMEVQNVLDSGVLMRYGFDAMRNGHWKALELEQGLAKRMQTQYAHAVSSGTAALTVALASAGIGAGDEVIMPTFTFVASFESILALGAVPVLVDIDDTLTLKPEAVEKAITPKTKVVMPVHMCGSMADLNALKAICEANDLLLLEDACQAIGGTYHGKPLGSIGDLGCFSFDYVKTITCGEGGALITNNKAYYENAHKYSDHGHDHIGNNRGAEEHPFLGYNFRISEMNAAVGVAQLARLDDFLAKQKRNYTLLREALSQIPEVVFRTLPEGGEENYSFLNFFMPSGELAQIAHQELIEAGVDGCFYWFDNNWHYYRKWEHLTDRRSLGKLPKDVVESLPDYGKADFSESDQWMSRNISCLIKLGWNEEEVKIRAKQMVDAIKAAL, encoded by the coding sequence ATGCCAGGATTTGAACTTTTTGGGGATAAGGAAAGAATGGAAGTGCAAAACGTATTGGATTCCGGAGTGCTGATGCGCTACGGTTTTGATGCCATGCGCAACGGACATTGGAAGGCCTTGGAACTCGAACAAGGTTTGGCAAAACGCATGCAGACCCAATATGCCCATGCCGTGAGCAGTGGAACTGCGGCTCTTACCGTGGCCTTGGCCAGTGCTGGTATTGGTGCTGGGGATGAAGTGATCATGCCCACCTTTACCTTTGTGGCCAGTTTCGAGTCCATTTTGGCCCTGGGAGCTGTTCCGGTACTGGTCGATATTGATGACACCCTAACCCTGAAACCCGAAGCGGTCGAGAAAGCCATCACTCCAAAAACCAAAGTGGTGATGCCCGTGCACATGTGCGGCTCCATGGCAGATTTAAATGCGTTGAAGGCCATTTGCGAGGCCAACGATCTTTTGTTGCTCGAAGATGCCTGTCAGGCCATCGGAGGGACCTACCACGGAAAGCCCTTGGGCAGTATCGGCGATTTGGGTTGTTTCTCCTTCGATTATGTAAAAACGATTACCTGTGGAGAAGGCGGGGCGTTAATTACCAACAATAAGGCGTATTATGAAAATGCCCACAAATACTCCGATCATGGTCATGACCACATCGGAAACAATAGGGGGGCGGAGGAACATCCGTTTTTAGGGTACAACTTTCGTATTTCCGAGATGAATGCAGCCGTAGGGGTGGCCCAATTGGCGCGTTTGGATGATTTTTTGGCCAAACAAAAACGGAATTATACCCTATTGCGGGAAGCCCTGTCCCAGATTCCAGAAGTCGTGTTTAGAACCCTGCCCGAAGGGGGAGAGGAGAACTACTCCTTTCTCAACTTTTTTATGCCCTCGGGGGAATTGGCACAAATAGCACACCAAGAACTGATTGAAGCTGGAGTGGACGGCTGTTTTTATTGGTTCGACAATAATTGGCACTACTACAGAAAATGGGAACACCTAACCGATAGGAGGTCGCTGGGCAAATTGCCCAAAGATGTAGTAGAATCCTTGCCCGATTACGGCAAAGCTGATTTTTCCGAATCCGACCAATGGATGTCCCGAAATATTTCGTGTTTGATCAAACTGGGATGGAACGAAGAAGAGGTTAAAATACGTGCCAAGCAAATGGTCGATGCCATCAAGGCAGCATTATAA
- a CDS encoding sulfite exporter TauE/SafE family protein, with amino-acid sequence MLEWYHYLLLIAVGFAVGFINTVAGGGSLLSLPTLIFLGLPPAVANGTNRVAIVVQTALGTAGFRSKGVSTFPFNLYLGIAAFLGSIIGAYIAVDIDGETFNRILAIVMIAVVLIIIFKPKMRLEEMQERLTGKYLWVALIVFFFFGIYGGFINAGLGFLMMLFLHYFNRMNLVRSNATKVAVVFVYMLAALAVFAFNDKIDWKLGFILAIGNGSGAWFASRFSVKKGDGFIKTFLVVAVVAMAIKLWFF; translated from the coding sequence ATGCTCGAATGGTACCACTATTTGCTATTGATTGCTGTAGGTTTTGCAGTAGGGTTTATCAACACCGTGGCGGGGGGCGGTTCCTTACTTTCCTTGCCCACGCTCATCTTTTTGGGTTTGCCACCGGCTGTGGCCAACGGAACCAACCGGGTGGCCATTGTAGTCCAGACCGCTTTGGGAACGGCCGGTTTCCGCAGCAAGGGTGTTTCCACCTTTCCGTTCAATCTGTACTTGGGTATTGCGGCCTTTTTAGGATCTATAATCGGAGCCTATATTGCTGTTGATATTGATGGGGAAACCTTTAATCGGATTTTGGCCATCGTTATGATTGCCGTGGTGCTGATTATTATTTTCAAGCCAAAGATGCGGTTGGAGGAGATGCAAGAACGACTTACGGGCAAATACCTGTGGGTTGCTTTGATCGTTTTTTTCTTTTTCGGGATTTATGGGGGATTCATCAATGCAGGACTAGGATTTTTAATGATGCTTTTTTTGCATTACTTTAATCGAATGAACCTAGTTCGGTCCAACGCTACCAAAGTCGCGGTCGTATTTGTATATATGCTGGCAGCTTTGGCCGTTTTTGCGTTCAACGATAAGATAGACTGGAAATTAGGCTTTATCCTTGCCATCGGGAATGGGTCAGGCGCATGGTTCGCCAGTAGGTTCTCCGTAAAAAAGGGGGATGGGTTCATCAAAACATTTTTGGTCGTGGCCGTAGTGGCAATGGCCATCAAACTATGGTTTTTTTAA
- a CDS encoding outer membrane beta-barrel protein: MKKIVLVALTTLLGFSFAQAQGDFNAGIHAGLPVGDAGDFSSFAIAVELGYLFDVSDEFKVGPTLGYSHSFGKEIDTGIGTVDVDDVQFLPIAAAGRFQISDQFSLGADLGYALGISDGNDGGFYYSPRMAYSVSTALDLVLAYRGVSLDGGSWDILSLGLEFDLD; the protein is encoded by the coding sequence ATGAAAAAAATCGTTTTAGTTGCGCTAACTACGTTGTTAGGATTCTCCTTTGCCCAAGCACAAGGTGATTTTAACGCAGGAATCCATGCAGGCTTGCCTGTCGGGGATGCCGGGGACTTTTCAAGCTTTGCCATCGCGGTGGAATTGGGCTATTTATTTGATGTTTCCGACGAATTCAAAGTGGGCCCAACCTTGGGCTATTCCCATTCCTTTGGGAAAGAAATCGATACGGGAATCGGTACCGTTGATGTTGATGATGTGCAGTTCCTACCTATCGCAGCCGCCGGGCGATTTCAAATTTCTGATCAATTTTCACTGGGAGCCGACCTTGGTTATGCTCTTGGTATCAGCGATGGAAATGATGGAGGCTTTTATTATTCCCCAAGAATGGCCTATTCTGTATCAACAGCCCTGGATTTAGTATTGGCGTACAGGGGCGTTTCTTTGGATGGTGGTAGTTGGGATATTCTTTCATTGGGATTGGAGTTTGACCTAGACTAA
- a CDS encoding site-specific integrase — MSLKESYLGLDKPSKMLLEIFQEHNDRVNELVGKDFAPGTAERYRTAKSHLAEYLQIELRKKDIPVVDVDHSFISGFEYYLKTKRKCSHNTAIKYVVNFKKIIRIAYANGWIKTDPFANWKARLKTVEREFLTDEELQRLMHHSFTNERLEHVRDCFVFCCFTGLAYADVKKLTHDDFVIGIDGDLWINTKRTKTKTKSNIPVLPTALMILEKYEHSPLLVDKKVLPVLTNQKMNAYLKEIADLSGINKHLTTHLARHTFATTVTLSNGVSIESVSKMLGHKSLRTTQHYAKILNRKVSEDMQLLKKKLSFQEKVKSKNA, encoded by the coding sequence GTGTCACTTAAGGAGTCCTATTTGGGATTGGACAAGCCCAGTAAAATGCTTTTGGAGATATTTCAAGAACACAATGACAGAGTTAATGAACTGGTAGGAAAAGATTTCGCCCCCGGTACAGCAGAACGATACAGAACAGCAAAAAGTCATCTGGCTGAATATTTACAGATCGAACTTCGAAAAAAAGATATACCCGTTGTGGATGTGGATCATTCCTTTATTTCCGGTTTCGAATATTATCTAAAGACGAAAAGAAAGTGCAGCCATAACACGGCCATCAAATATGTGGTGAACTTTAAAAAGATCATTCGAATTGCCTATGCGAATGGTTGGATCAAAACAGATCCTTTTGCTAATTGGAAAGCTCGATTAAAAACGGTCGAGCGGGAATTCCTAACCGATGAAGAACTACAACGACTAATGCACCATTCTTTTACTAATGAACGATTGGAGCATGTAAGAGATTGTTTTGTTTTTTGCTGTTTTACAGGATTGGCCTATGCAGATGTAAAAAAATTGACACATGACGATTTTGTGATAGGGATTGACGGAGATCTTTGGATCAACACCAAACGTACCAAGACAAAAACAAAAAGTAACATTCCCGTTCTTCCCACTGCATTGATGATTCTTGAAAAATATGAGCACAGTCCGTTACTTGTAGATAAAAAGGTGTTACCAGTATTGACCAACCAAAAAATGAATGCCTATTTAAAGGAAATAGCGGACCTTAGCGGTATCAACAAACACCTGACCACTCATTTGGCCAGACACACTTTTGCGACAACGGTAACTCTTTCCAATGGTGTCTCCATTGAATCGGTAAGTAAAATGTTGGGGCATAAATCACTTCGAACCACACAACATTATGCGAAAATATTGAACCGAAAAGTCAGTGAGGATATGCAACTGTTAAAAAAGAAGTTGAGCTTCCAGGAAAAAGTCAAGTCAAAGAATGCTTAA
- a CDS encoding HAEPLYID family protein, which translates to MIAILGVKAQNPEKKEQDSVYIDEIEKQAPVKILHAEPLYIDLIRDLGARKGEKEWNVGFGITDRSVYDEYEALVEYEWAPLDRLGLEVELPFSIYPSGMNGNAPSSKLNSLKIAGQYSFFVSEKFNTSMAIGYIHELELTEFVNYGTEQLFTGNVYNPFYIVAKRWGSNFHSLLYTGPQFLHHFSNGLVETNWQINSNFHYMISGTRNFIGIELNKNVGTDYFDMTIRPQMRLGIMDNLLIGIVAGVPISRDNERFSTFLRLIYEPGHRK; encoded by the coding sequence ATGATAGCAATCCTAGGTGTGAAAGCACAGAATCCAGAAAAGAAAGAACAGGATAGCGTATACATCGATGAAATAGAGAAACAAGCACCAGTAAAAATACTGCATGCAGAACCACTTTATATTGACTTAATCCGGGATTTGGGAGCTAGAAAAGGTGAAAAGGAATGGAACGTGGGGTTTGGAATTACGGATAGAAGCGTATACGATGAATACGAAGCCTTGGTGGAATATGAGTGGGCGCCTTTGGACAGATTGGGCCTGGAAGTGGAATTGCCGTTTTCCATTTACCCTTCAGGGATGAATGGAAATGCCCCGTCCAGTAAACTCAATAGCCTGAAAATCGCGGGACAGTATTCTTTCTTCGTATCTGAAAAATTCAATACGAGTATGGCAATTGGATATATCCATGAGTTAGAGCTGACCGAGTTTGTAAATTATGGAACAGAACAGCTCTTCACAGGCAACGTTTACAACCCCTTTTACATTGTAGCTAAGCGCTGGGGCTCAAACTTCCATTCATTGCTATACACAGGCCCACAATTCCTTCACCATTTCTCAAATGGTTTGGTCGAAACAAATTGGCAGATCAATTCCAATTTTCACTATATGATCAGTGGAACAAGAAATTTCATTGGCATTGAATTGAACAAAAATGTTGGAACAGATTATTTCGATATGACAATTAGACCACAAATGAGACTTGGAATCATGGACAATCTTTTGATAGGGATTGTTGCAGGCGTGCCAATCAGCAGAGACAATGAAAGATTCAGCACATTTTTGAGGCTCATTTATGAGCCAGGACATAGAAAATGA
- a CDS encoding HAMP domain-containing sensor histidine kinase → MPLKTRITIIFILLTGLLQIVIFLSIYFFAKEYTENEFYLRLSQRATIAAQVYLEKDEVTIEIYEAIRLRHLQTLPDEKEVIYPVDTESGIPPKELKANFPSQFLQKVFEEKYAETKLGDFYHTGLLYNDNQGDFMVLMSAKDLYGSGKLENLRDILVVAFLISMVFISILGQYFAQQALSPISKIIRKVNTIRAENLNLRLEKVRGKGELSDLTQTFNNMLDRLETSFEMKNNFVQNASHELKNPLTAIIGQAETALANSRNKEEYILALKAIETEANRLNNLLNSLFNLAYTDQDSKGLKIDMIRIDEILMDLKSNFDKVMSSRINYCFQNLPKNADDLVFKGNQSLITIAFMNILDNALKYSMDGQVDIGIHVEEGIIMVKIEDKGIGIPEKDLKSVFEPFYRGSNARTFKGFGFGLSLSGKIVRLHGGTMRIDSKLGMGTIVYVELPNIFLGYEIAR, encoded by the coding sequence ATGCCACTAAAAACTAGAATCACAATAATATTTATCCTACTGACAGGCTTGCTCCAAATCGTGATATTCCTTTCCATTTACTTCTTTGCCAAGGAATATACAGAAAACGAGTTCTACTTAAGGCTTAGCCAAAGGGCAACTATCGCTGCCCAAGTTTATCTTGAAAAAGATGAAGTCACGATCGAAATCTATGAAGCGATCAGACTTAGGCATTTGCAGACACTTCCTGATGAAAAAGAAGTTATCTATCCTGTGGACACCGAAAGCGGTATTCCTCCAAAAGAGCTTAAAGCCAATTTTCCAAGTCAGTTCTTGCAAAAAGTATTTGAGGAGAAGTATGCGGAAACGAAGCTGGGCGACTTCTACCACACGGGTTTGCTCTATAATGATAATCAAGGGGATTTTATGGTTTTGATGTCCGCCAAGGACCTCTATGGTTCCGGAAAATTGGAAAATCTCAGGGATATTCTCGTTGTAGCCTTTTTGATAAGTATGGTCTTTATATCCATTTTGGGCCAATATTTTGCACAACAGGCGCTAAGCCCTATTTCTAAAATTATAAGGAAAGTAAACACGATAAGGGCGGAAAACTTAAACCTAAGACTCGAAAAGGTTCGTGGAAAAGGAGAGCTCTCCGACTTGACACAGACTTTCAACAATATGTTGGACAGATTGGAAACTTCTTTTGAAATGAAGAACAATTTTGTCCAAAATGCATCACATGAGCTCAAAAACCCATTGACGGCCATTATAGGACAGGCAGAGACAGCTCTTGCCAATTCCAGAAACAAGGAGGAATATATCTTGGCATTGAAAGCTATAGAAACGGAGGCAAACAGGCTTAACAACCTCCTTAATTCCCTCTTCAATTTGGCCTACACGGACCAAGACTCCAAAGGCCTCAAAATTGATATGATTCGGATTGACGAGATATTAATGGATTTAAAGTCCAACTTTGACAAAGTTATGTCCAGTCGGATCAATTACTGTTTCCAAAATCTGCCCAAAAATGCTGACGACCTTGTCTTCAAAGGAAACCAAAGTCTTATCACCATTGCGTTTATGAACATTCTGGATAATGCGCTTAAGTATTCGATGGATGGTCAGGTTGATATCGGTATCCACGTGGAAGAAGGAATCATAATGGTCAAAATAGAAGATAAAGGTATTGGAATACCTGAAAAAGATCTTAAAAGTGTATTTGAACCATTCTACAGGGGCTCCAATGCAAGAACTTTTAAAGGTTTTGGTTTTGGTCTTTCCCTTTCCGGAAAAATAGTTCGGCTTCATGGAGGTACAATGCGGATAGATTCCAAGTTGGGAATGGGTACTATAGTATATGTTGAATTGCCCAACATTTTCCTTGGTTATGAAATAGCCCGTTGA
- a CDS encoding response regulator transcription factor, translating into MPKNILVIEDEHNVAIFIKQGLEDTGYTTLLAYDGNMAFELLNQNTVDLVLLDIILPGMDGREIAREIKKRESAPPILMLTALGTTENIVQGLDSGADDYLVKPFKFSELLARIRALTRRSNIDIKIGGKIIVQDLELDSNTKIVKRGGIEIKLTTTEFRLLEFLMKNKNRVSSRVDILESVWDINFNMATNVVDVYINYLRNKIDKDFDNKLIQTVIGMGYVIRE; encoded by the coding sequence ATGCCAAAAAACATATTAGTGATAGAGGATGAGCATAATGTTGCAATCTTTATCAAGCAAGGACTAGAAGATACCGGTTACACAACCTTATTGGCATATGATGGTAATATGGCCTTTGAACTTTTGAACCAAAACACGGTCGATTTGGTGTTACTTGATATTATCCTACCAGGAATGGATGGAAGGGAAATAGCGAGAGAGATTAAAAAAAGGGAGAGTGCGCCCCCTATACTTATGTTAACAGCTTTGGGTACTACCGAGAACATTGTACAGGGACTGGATTCCGGTGCTGATGACTATCTGGTCAAACCCTTTAAGTTTTCAGAATTGTTGGCACGAATTCGGGCTTTGACAAGAAGAAGCAATATAGACATAAAAATTGGCGGCAAAATAATTGTTCAAGATTTGGAACTGGACTCAAATACTAAAATAGTCAAGAGAGGTGGGATTGAAATCAAGCTTACCACCACAGAGTTTCGTTTGCTGGAGTTCTTGATGAAGAACAAAAATAGGGTGTCGAGCCGTGTTGACATTTTGGAAAGTGTCTGGGACATCAATTTTAATATGGCCACCAATGTCGTTGATGTATATATCAACTATTTACGGAACAAGATCGATAAAGATTTTGACAACAAATTAATCCAAACCGTCATTGGTATGGGTTATGTCATCAGGGAATAA